From the Helianthus annuus cultivar XRQ/B chromosome 17, HanXRQr2.0-SUNRISE, whole genome shotgun sequence genome, the window GCCCTAGATAAACAGGTCTTGCAAGAGTATCGGAGATGACGGCCCTTCTAAGGCCGAAGCAGGTGTGGTTCTCTTATCGGCCGACACCTTGATGCAAGAATTTCCTTCCGAGTATGTCCAACGTTGTAGAGCGGTATATGAACGACGCAGGATTGGCCGTCGATGTGCAGGCTCAGTTGGTGATCGGAGGATGTCAGCTTCTTCGGTTGACGAGGTGAATATTAATGACCTAATCGTCGATCCTCATCCATTGGAGTATTATGGTGAGGCATTGCATACCCCTGCAGAGGTGTTAGCAATGTTCCCCGATATGTAGATAAGTAGAACATGTTCGTTTTTTGGTATTCCCGTATGTTGGTGTTTAACaacagggacaagtacttggttttgtAAGATAGTTGTATGTATTTATTACCAAAATACCTATCTTTTGTAGTGGTTAATGCATCTTTTACCAAGATACCCACTCTTAGTTGTATAGTTTTGGTCATCTGACTTATGTATGAAAAATATTTCATGTCAGAGACATTTTTTACCGTAATATGCAGTTTGAATGCGATGGTAATTTTTTATATCGTGATATGCAATGTAAATGCGATGGTAATTTTTAGTGTACACgtatataaaagaaaataaaaagtaaCTTTTATTAACTTAATAACTGAAAAAAAAAGAGACATCGTTCTTGATGGATACTTGTTCATAAAAAAAGAAAACAGTCCAACCCGCCGTTAGGGTCGGGAGTCTACATGTAAACAAATGAGCAGTGTTCCAGCTACATGGAACCACTGTGCCATCGAGCCTAGATAGGCGGTAAGCCCGTTTGCCTAAGTCTTCTTGGATTATGTAGGGGCCTTCCCAGTTGGGTCCAGCTTGCCTGGGGGTTCAGCTCTACTGACTTCGTTATCCCGCATGACGTACTCGCCCTACTTGAAGGTTTGCTGAGCCACGCGCTGGTTATAATACTTCTCTATGGTTTTCTTGTATTTTGCCTCGCTGATGCCGGCGGCTTCACGCCATTCTTACAGGAGGGCCACGCCTTCCCGTAGGAGCCTGTTATTGTCATCATCAGTTGTTAGGCGCCTTAGTGAAGGTAGCCCCACTTCCGCGGGTATCATCGCCTCTGCGCTATAGGTCAGGCTGAAGGGGGTTTCGTTGTTACTTGTCTTGGGCATGGTTCGATGTGCCCAGAGGACATTTAGCAATTCTTCTACCTAAGAACTACCCTCGTAGCTTAAACTTCTTTTGATTCCATCCAGCAGACTTCTATTTGCCCACTCCACTTGGTCGTTTCCTTGGGGATGTGCGACCGATGTAAATATTTGCTGAATTTGCAGCTCCGCACACCAATCTTGTAGGACCTTATCTGTGAATTGTGTTCCATTGTCACTTATAAGATACATCGGCAAACCAAATCTGCAGACTATATGTTCCCATAGGAATTTCTTGGCATTCTCAGCAGTTATCGTGGCCAAAGGATTCGCTTcaacccacttggtgaaatagtCGATTGCCACGATTAAGTATTTTAGCTTTCCTGGGGCCAGCGGGAATGGTCCCACGATATCAACTACCTACTTTTGAAAAGGCCATGCCGCTGTAACGGGGATCAAGTTTTTCTTAGGGCGGGGTGTTTGTGGGGCAAATTTTTTACAGCTGCGGCATTTTCTGAGTTCGTCTAACGCGTCTTCATGCATCCCAAGCCAATAGTATCCAGCGTTTTGGATTTTGGCGACAACTGCTTGGGGTCTGGCGTGAATGCCACATATACCAACGTGTATTTCTTGGATCAAGTACTTGGTTTCCGCTAGGGATACACACCGTAATAGTGGTCCCAAATACGACTTCCTGTATAAGACGCTGTTGTTGACCTCATATTGTAATGCCTTTGTTTGTATCTTCTGGGCCTCGCCTCTGGCGGAGGGTAATTCCCCTTTTGTGAGGAATTTTAAAATTGGAGTGTACCAGCAGGGTTCTTCTGTTGTGATGGCGGATACTTTCGGGGACTCCATGGAAGGTAACTAGAGCGTTTCCACCTTCACCTCCTTTTCCATGCCAGAAGTAGCTAGCTTTCTTAGGGCGTCGGCTATCTTGTTTCTTCCTCGATGGACGTGATTTAGTGTAACGTTGTCAAATGAGGGTATGAGTTCCTTGGTTTTAGCCAAGTATTTTGCCATTGTTTCGTCTTTGGCTTCATAGGTCTCATTCACCTAATTATTGACCAGCAAAGAGTCAACGTATGCATCGACTCGTGATGCTCCCATGGACTTGGCCATTCTCAGACCCACTAACAgcgcttcatattctgcctcgttgttggAGCACTCGAAGTCAAAACGCATAGCGTACATAAATTTTATTTCATCCGGGATTATTAGCATGAGGCCTGCCCCGGATCCTTTTCCACTGGAAGACACTTCCGTGTATAACTTCCAAGTCTGCCTGGCTGTGCTAGATTTGGGTATGTCATTAACCACGGGGTCTTGTAGCACTTCTCTATCAGCAATCTCAGCTAAGAAATCAGCGATTACTTGCCCCTTAATTGCTGTTCGTTTTCGATATTCAATGTCTAGGGCTcccagctcaattgcccatttgGCCAGTCTCTCAGAGATTTCTGGTTTGTGTAAGATTTGCTGCAGGGGATAGTTTGTTAGAATTTGCACGCGGTGCCTTTCGAAGTCTTTGAAGTCAATGCACATCCGCCATGTGCCGTCTGGTTTTTTGACCACAACGGGGTTTGATACCCATGTATGGTATTTTGTTTCCCGAAGGATTTTAGCCTCGACCAACTTTCTAACTTCTCTTACCACTGTATCTCTTCGATTAGGGGCCATGCTACGCTTTCACTGGGCCACTGGTTTGATGCCTGGGAGTGTAGCTAATCTGTGTTCTGCCTTGTCTCGGGGTATCCCGGTCATATCGAAGTGTTCAAAAGCAAAGATATCGGCATTCCTCCTTAACAGTTGTTTCAAGTTGTTTTGGACTTCAGGAGAGAGGCCATCTCCTATTGTAACTGTTTGATCGGGGTGGCATGTGCTCAAAACCCACCTTTCTGGGCCGATGACACCGGTAGGTCCCTGACGGCATCTTTTTATGTCTAAAACTTCACCCAACTTGTCCCGGTAAACTGTTGCAATCCCCCGTGGTGTGGGGAACTTCATGAACCCACGCGCCGTGGAGACAACAACATCTACTTTTCTCAGGGTAAACCTTCCAATTATTAAATTGTGGTAGGATTCAGCACGTACCACAAGAAATGTGAGGAGTATGGTCCTTTCGCGAGGGGCGAGTCCAAATGTTACCAGAAAGGTGATTTGGCCAATTGGGTCAACCTTTTCTCTGGTGAACCCTTTAATAGGGGCGTGTACTGATTCGAGAAGCTTCTTGTCTTCCGGTTGCATCCTGTTGAAACAGTGCTCGTAGGTTATATCTTCAGAGCTTCCATTGTTAACCAGGATCCTTCTCATGTTGTAATCGCCTACAGGGGCGGATATGATGAGGGGGTCAGTGGTGAGGTGTAAATCCTCAACCCGTGGTTCGGCCGTCATGGTTGCCAGCATCCATGGCTCGAGCGTGGAGAAACTCCATTTTGCTCCCTTTCCTTTATCGGCGTATACCATATTCAATTCCCGCTGTCTCTTGCCCGCCCCTTTGTCAGCGTCTTCCTTTTTAGGGGGCGGACCCTGCTTTATATCTCGAACAAGGTGAGCCAACTTACCCGTCTTCAAGTAGTATTCGATTTGGTTCTTCAACTGATAGCAATCGTTAGTATCATGGCCACTGCCCTTGTGATATTCACAGTATTTGTTGGTGTCTTTGTTGGGCGTGTCATTCAATCGTTAGTATCATGGCCACTGCCCTTGTGATATTCGCAGTATTTGTTTCGTTGCACTCTATTATCTTGGCTTTTTTCTGCTTCCTTTTTCCTGTTAGCAGCGTGACTGGCCGCCACAGTCTTTTCTTGTGTGACATACACTTTGGCTATTCTCAGGATTTCATCTATGGTGGAGGGCACACCATCCCTTCCATATAGTGTCCTTAACAGCTCGTCATCGTTTACTCCTTGTAGGAAAGCACCGCAGACCAGATCATTTGTTACCCCTGTGATCGCCAAGCTTTTTTTGTTGAATCTGACGATGAAACTTTCCACCGTCTCATTATCTCGCCGACGAATATGGAGAAGTTCGTTTCGATCTTTTGTGTGTCGCCTTTGTTGACTGAATTATAGCTGAAGCTTGGCCACTAAATCTTCAAAACTGTCAATTTCCCCCACGGGCAGGCAATCCCACCATACTCGTGTCGCCCCTACTAGTGTTTGAACGAACATCTTGCACAAGAGAGGCATGGGCCAGCAGGCTACCTCTCCCGCGCTTTTGAACAAATTGAGGTGGTCATCAGGGTCGCTTAAACCATCATATTTGCCCACTGTCTGGGGCATCTTGGTTTCTCCTTGATCGGGGCTTTAGCGATTCTCCTTGTAAATTTGGAACTGAAAGTAGCGTCTGCAGGCTTGTAAGGCCTGGTAAGGTCGTCATATTCCTCGTTGATGGGGTGTACTTGTTGAGTCGccctgtgacaccccaggaaaactaggaaaccacgcaacttaactagcttcctcagtaaccacgtgctaaatttcaggacgaaattctgttaacagggggagaatgtgacaaccctcaaaatttcatGTATCCGTATGATTTATTtctgttaattaaagtgcttgatgacagTGCTGAATTACATAACTGtttctgattactgtgtcatacttacatgtgcttgttaacatactagtcttgtgcaaaaaatttactaaatagtcctgtatgctttcctgagtgttgggaattaaaagtgttacaaaaagatatatatataagACACTAAACggtataacttagcactttaacgagacagtatctaaccgaacaaccggacactacccgaaacaccaaaataatgctagaagcattgttttatcattgccaagctagttatggtccccgaacatcataataCACTATAAAATTATCTAGTAACTAAGTCCTAACTAATACTTGGATTTTTAACTTAATAACTAACTAGCTAGTTTAACCTAGCCTactaccccccccccacctatcTCATGGCCACCAAGGCCCTTACACACTTGATTTTCTTTGAATTATTTATTAGATTATGTTTGTTCTTTTGAGACAAAATATATATGGGTTAATACTTAAGTATTGATTATAGGAATGCACAACATGAACTTAACTTCATTTCTTACACACATCAAAACACACCTCAAACTCTCTCTTCTCCCTCTTGGCTTCAGCCGAAATCAACAACAACACCACCATCATTCACTCATCTTCAATCAATTTCAAGCATATACAAAGGTGTTAGAGGTTGCACAAGGAAGCTAGGAGCTTTCAGAAGTTCAAGGACCTTCTTCATTTGTTTTTATCCACTCCATTTCTTACCTTGATCAttcctagccttgagctagtggtaagaacatcaTACACACCATTTTACATCTTACTatagtggttaaaagatgatacatTTTGattatcatgaagaacactaagaatcaaaagaatgaaacttgaacataagcttaaacaAGATGATACATGAAGAAATAATGTTAGTATGATGTTGTGTGGTATATGTTGATGCTTGCTTGTTGATTACTAGAAATATGATGTTGATCTTCATATGGAACTTGATAAATCATGATTAAAGACATGAGTTAACAAGTTAGGATGTGATTAAGGGTTTACATAAAATGATCACCTTCACatttagacatgaacttgaacataagatgatttcttgtaaaataacaaacaaagtgAACTAGTAATCTTGTAGATTCAAGACTTGTGAAAGATTTTCCTAAAAGAACCAAGTTTGAAAAGATGATTCTTGAAAGATCATGATTTTTagtaaacctacactatttttagtaACAAAATAAGTGTAGAAATATTTTTGGAACAAGAAGATgtggtaaataaatatttttgtaaaatctacctacaagttgtaaacatctagaAATCCCGAGAAAGAGATTTTCACAAAAGTAAATACACTTCGGGAGGTAACTAAGACCACTAAATaccttaccaagttactacgcgtttttacgaAAACTCAAGTTCATGTTACTACGTAGAGTGCATTGTTTTTACACTTGgtgaatgtaatattgtttagtgattgattgttgattgttgaataatgtttggaaaagaaaatgatatgcttattagcaaagacacctccatttacacaggaaactctggcgaaattttctaaaaattctaacacttagaaattatttttctaacaagtgttcatAAATaagttttaactttgtttttcaaaataaacctcgccatgagttttgttacaaaaatacaaagtagcggaggttggtttttacaagtaaaatggttaagtgtatatatatatatatatatatatatatatatatatatatatatatatatatatatatttagaatatatattttatactagaacacttgtgtggatacttgtttattttgtgagatagttatattattttatggtaaaataatataacttaacaaagtatcttgacattagaattgtgtggtacgtgatagatgtaatgagtagataaaccgtacgtaggatacgtgttatgcgtgagaaactgattgttatatgtaccttattaggatgtacttgatttctgattattagagtaactaatctaaccgagcaaaccaaggtgagttcacactctctacaaggcatgggattcctggtggtttgggaatgggttaaagaactaaaacggaacctacatatcctacttgggtaggatatgtactgccatcctccatgggtaggatgccaatattaatcttgcgtattctccttgggtagaatacatacgttcgtcctccttgggtagaatacatacgttcgtcctccttgggtaggtcaacaaccttaaaacttactagacaaaactctatcattaattccctcattttatatcgacttaatcgccgaggccaatggcgagcgggtcattagttaatagcactattaggtttaacaaacctcacaccgtgccagtcggacgggcgtgtactaatggactatggcaaactgtcaatgatgatggacattgacgtagggcacaacttcttttcgttagtagtcgatatggtaattgtctagtggttcacatggggaagcccccaccgattatggatatggtttgggtaataaagaaggaactggttaatcatattttcaactatggggtaacccccacggcaagtaagccagcaaaagacaaaccatgttttcggaaacaactcaaaactaaacaaccaagtgtgaactcactcaactttgttgttgactcgttgttacatgccttacaggtcgttagatgcttatggaaCTTGCATGAGGAGGAGGTCGTTatgggatatggactgttatatcccgtgcttaatatttgaactttatgaaCCTGTaagacttatgttttggtttcacgttttatgcttccgctgttaacttaaagttggtTACTTTCTTTTGGTCACTAATTggattgtggttggttttatttatttaattacgtttttcaatatgattggtggctcgattcTGGTCATaacacgcctccaagcggtgatactcctcatggtgggttttgggggtgtgacagattggtatcagagccattggttatagtgaacttggttttaaaaggggaaaagctttttaacaaaactagactataacctgtacagtgctcaacgatccacaacgacgcttcgttccacgtgcaagactcgacacaataggtggtatgatttatgtctATATTGTCTGATAGATAGTTCACAtagtgcattagttaacgtgataaatgctatttgaaccttgtgtgtttaCTCTCTTCTATCGTCCCacgcttacgcactttcgcgacacttttctcacttacgttgcttcattgtgaagatcatgagcggacgcggaggacgtggTGGTATCAAcctgactcaagcccagttgacggctttgaccAATGAACGAGtggctgaggcactcgcagctgtccctgcaggaggtataaccttccatatcaacccatcttaggacgtttagatcctaccctcGCAAACCAACccttgtgcttaaccttgtcttttattctcgcgcaacaggtcaacatgctcagcctcctgtgtgcacgttcaaaacattGATGGactgccgacctagtacttttagcggcacagaaggagcggtaggtcttcttcactggttcgagaagcttgagtctgtttttgagatgtgtgaatgccctgaagatcgtagggtgaaatttgctactggaacactcgaaggtgctgcgctaacctggtggaaagcacaggttcaactgctagggctggcggttgctaatgccaccccatggaacgacttcaaagaactgatgaaagaagagtattgtagtcatgacgacatccacaagctagaggtgtaatttttcaatttgaagatgacggggtctgaaatcgaggcatACACAAAGAGGTCAAACGAATTAgctatcttgtgtcctactatggtggatcctcctatcaacCGTATCGAATTATACCttaagggtttggtgccagaaattcagagccacgtgacctcagctaatcttggcaccattcagcaaatcatccggtcggctcaccgtctcactgatcaggcagttgagtaGAACAATCTGCCCAAGCGTATAAgcactactactactacttctgatgctcccagtgataacaagcgcaagtgggatggaaattcgggcaaggattctacttcagttcagtctcagtcccagcagcgaaagactgatgactaccagattcctagtcagcaatcttcgggtagtcaaggacagggtggataccgagggaaccaccccaagtgcaaccggtgcaacaagcatcatagcgggcagtgccacaagggtcgttgtctgaggtgtaacaagtttggtcatgaagcaaaggattgcaggggcgcacgaccagcaaatcagaatcgccaacaacaacaacaacaagctccacagaaccaccagcagcagcaacatcagggcaataaaggatgctttcagtgtggcgctgaaggccactttaagaggaactgtcctcagctgaaccagaatcagaacaagcacaaccaaggaaatgggaacaaccacggaggcaacaacgggggtaacaataatggcaatggcgcccgaggtcgtgccttcgtgattggtcagggtgatgcacagaacgatcccaatgttgtgatgggtaagtttcttctggatgatttctttgttactgttttatttgattcgggtgccgatactagttatgtgtcctaaaaagtgagccaaatgcttaagcgcacaaCACTTTTGaccaccaaacacacggtagaactagcaaacgttAAAAGTCTTGAAGCCGCACACATAATTAGGGGTTGTAATCTTGTTCTAGCTGGTCAggccttctctatcgatcttattcctatcgttctaggtagtttcgacattgttattgggatggattggttatctcatcagcaagcg encodes:
- the LOC110924468 gene encoding uncharacterized protein LOC110924468, translating into MESPKVSAITTEEPCWYTPILKFLTKGELPSARGEAQKIQTKALQYEVNNSVLYRKSYLGPLLRCVSLAETKYLIQEIHVGICGIHARPQAVVAKIQNAGYYWLGMHEDALDELRKCRSCKKFAPQTPRPKKNLIPVTAAWPFQK